The window TGTTGAATTTTCACTGGTGGACTGTGCAGGAATCGAACCTGTAACCCTCTGATTAAGAGTCAGATGCTCTGCCAATTGAGCTAACAGTCCAAAAAAAGTGGGGTGAGTGAAGGGATTTGAACCCTCAACAACTGGAACCACAATCCAGGACTCTAACCGAATTGAGCTACACTCACCATTTGGCGCGCCTGAAGGGACTCGAACCCCCGCCCCACTGCTTAGAAGGCAGTTGCTCTATCCAGCTGAGCTACAGGCGCACGGGTCTTGCCTTCTTTTGCGAAACACGGTAGTTATTATATCGAAAACTTTTGGTCTGTCAAGATTTTTTCTGTTTTATATTTTACGGCGTCTGTCTTTGGCAAAAAAAGAGACCCCTTTGCAGAAGTCTCTTTGTTAATGTCATGGTGGGCGATACAAGGATTGAACTTGTGACCCCCTCCGTGTCAGGGAGGTGCTCTCCCGCTGAGCTAACCGCCCATGGTCTTAACGAGGAAAAATTTTACTCGCCTTTCTATATCTTGTCAAGGCTTTTTTCAGTTTTCGCGTTTTTATTCCGCGGCGTAGTTCGGCGCTTCTTTCGTTATGACTATGTCGTGCGGATGGCTTTCTTTCATTGACGCTGAGGTTACCTGTACGAACTGCGCGTTTTTGTGGAGCGCGTCCATATTTTTCGCGCCTACGTAGCCCATTCCCGAGCGTATGCCGCCTACCATCTGATAAACAACCGCAGAGAGCGAGCCTTTTGACGGAACCATGCCTTCAATGCCTTCCGGTACAAGTTTGTCTTCCGCCATTCCTTCCTGGAAATAACGGTCTTTGCAGCAGCCTTTCATTGCGCCGAGCGAGCCCATGCCGCGGTACGTTTTGAAGGAACGGCCTTTGTAGATGACTGTTTCGCCGGGGCTTTCGTTTGTTCCTGCGAACATTGAGCCTATCATAACAACGTCGCCGCCTGCCGCCAGCGCTTTGACGATGTCGCCAGAGTAGCGTATTCCGCCGTCGGCGATGAGTCTCTTGCCGCGTTTGTGGGCGACTTCCGCAACGTTGAGGACAGCCGCCACCTGAGGTACGCCTATGCCGGCGACTATGCGTGTCGTGCATATCGACCCCGGTCCTATTCCGACCTTTACAGTTTCCGCACCGGCGTCAAAGAGGGCTTCCGCCGCTTCTTTTGTCGCTATGTTTCCTGCTATGAGCGGGAAGTCGGGATAGCGTTTGTGGAGCGTTTTTACCATGTCTATGACCATTTTTGAGTGTCCGTGCGCCGTATCGACGATAATGGTATCGACACCGGCTTTTATAAGCGCGTCTGCCCTGTCTGACGCGTCTTTGCCGACGCCTATCGCCGCCCCGATAAGCAGACGTCCCCTGTCGTCTTTCGCCGCGTTCGGAAATTCTTTTGCTTTAAGAATGTCTTTTATCGTTATAAGTCCGGTGAGTTTGCCTTTTTTGTCAACTATCGGAAGTTTTTCAACTTTCTGGCGCATGAGTATGTCTTTGGCTTCTTTAAGCGTTGTGCCTGCCGGCGCCGTGATGAGGTTTCCTTTTGTCATGACTGCCGATATGGGCTGGTCGAGGTTTGTAACGAAGCGGAGGTCGCGGTTTGTGATAATTCCGACAAGCTTAATTTTGTCGTCAACGATCGGGACTCCTGAAATATGGTAGTGTGCCATGAGCTCAACAGCCTGACGCACCATGTCATCCGGTTTGAGGTAGAACGGGTCTACGATAACGCCGGATTCAGAGCGTTTGACTTTGTCAACTTCAGCAGCCTGAAGCTCTATCGGAAGATTGCGGTGCAGTATTCCTATTCCGCCTTCACGCGCAAGAGCTATCGCAAGCTGTGCTTCGGTGACGGTATCCATGGCGGCGCTGCAGATAGGAACGTTGAGTTTTATCTGCGGAGTGAGCCACGTCGTTAAATCTGCGTCGCCGGGAAGCGTTTCGCTGTACGCAGGGACAAGAAGTACGTCGTCAAAGGTAAAGCCGCTGTAGTCCACAAATTTTTTCGATGCTGTTTTTGCCATTTTCAGACCTCCGTTTGTTTGAATTATTTATGATTTTGCTGCATATTTATTCTTGAAAGCGTTGCAACAGCGTGGCATTTCATACATTCGCAGCGCCCCACCGAGCCGCATTTTTCGCCTGATTTCACTTTCAGGCTGAAATTGGGGGTGCCGTCTTCGGCTATGCTGCGCCCGAGGTTTCGTGTTAATTTATCTATAATACCACCAAGTTTTGGAATCTGCGCATTCAATGTTGCGTCCACCCATTCAATTTTCCAGCCCTTTTCACGAACAAGCTTTACGACCTTTTCGAGCAGTTTCATGCTGTCGGCGTCTTTGTACGTGCTGTCGGACGCAGGGAACAGCGTTCCTATGTCGGGAAGACCTGCGGCGCCGAGAAGCGCGTCCATAACCGTGTGGGCAATCACGTCGGCATCTGAATGTCCGTCAAGTCCGACCGGCGAGTTTTCTATTTCAACTCCGGCAAGTATCAGCCTGCGCCCTTTTACAAGCGGGTGAACGTCAAAGCCGTGTCCCGTGCGCACTTCTTTGCCCGCCGCAACCATACAGGAGGCATTCATCCAGTCATAAGGGGTTGTGATTTTGAAATTGATTTCTTCGCCCTGTACACGCGAAACGGCGTAACCTGCCTCAATCCATGTCGCAGCTTCGTCCGCTGCGATTTTTCCCGTTTCGGCAAGTTTAAGCAGTTTTTCGCGCTCAAACGCCTGAGGCGTCTGCGTTCTGAAATATTTTGCCCTGTCGGCGGGGGCGATTTTTTCCCCGTCAATAAACTTTATCGAATCGACGACCGGCAGCAGCGGAATGGCAGCTCCCGATTTTTCTGTCTCTTCCATAAGCCTGATACAAAGCTCTTTGGTGAGGAACGGACGCGCTGCGTCGTGTATCAGAACGTATTTTCCGCTGCAGGCTCTGAGCCCGTTCAGCACCGACTGAGATCTTTCGGCGCCTGCGAGGGCGGTTTTCACTCCGCTTTTTGCGGAAAGCTCGGCGGCAAGTCCGCTCATTTCCGGAGAAAGTACCACGACTATTTCGGATATTTTTCCGCTGTCCAGCAGCTCTTCGGCAACAGCAAACGACCACTGCCAGACGGGTATTCCCCCGAGCAGCCTGAACTGCTTGGCTTCCCCGCCGAGCCTGCTTCCGTGCCCGCCGGCGGCTATGATAAACGACCATTCAGCGTTTTTCATCATAAATCCTCTGTCATTTCCCTGCGCGATTCAAGTGCCAGATGAAGCGTAACTCTGTCTGCAAAGCCGATGCTGCCACCTACCGGAAGTCCGTAGGAAAGGCGCGAGATTTTAACTTTAACGCCTTTCAGAGCGTTCTGTACGGTGTAAGCGGTCATATCTCCCTCTATGCGCGGAGTTGTCGCCAAAATCAGCTCTTCAGCGCCGAGAGTTTCAATTCTGTTTTTCAGTTTTTCAAGGCTTTCGGGAGGTATTTCCTGTCCGTCAAGCGGCGAACAGCGTCCGCCGAGTACGTGATAAAGCCCGTTGTATATTCCCGACTGCTCTATTGCGGCGCAGTCTTCGTCTGTTTCCACAACGCATATTGTCTTTCTGTTGCGCATAGGGTCGGAGCACACAGGACACGGGTCCGTGTCGGTTATGCTTCCGCACTGCGAGCAGTGGTGCACAAGCTCCGCGAGCTGCCTTGTCGATTCGGCAAATTCTATTACCCATGACGGATTCTGTTCAAGCAGATAAAACACCATGCGTCTGGCGGTCTTTTCACCGATTCCGGGCAGTGCGCTCCAAAGCTTTATTAATTTTTGTACCGATGACGGAAGAGCCAAGGCCTGCCTCTACATAAGCCCGGGGAAACCGCCGAGTCCGCCTGTCAGTGCGCCCATTTTTGAAGCCGCGGCTTCTTTGCTTTTGTTCAGTGCGTCCTTTACGGCGCTGAGAATAAGGTCTTCAAGCATTTCAACGT of the Candidatus Equadaptatus faecalis genome contains:
- the guaB gene encoding IMP dehydrogenase; this translates as MAKTASKKFVDYSGFTFDDVLLVPAYSETLPGDADLTTWLTPQIKLNVPICSAAMDTVTEAQLAIALAREGGIGILHRNLPIELQAAEVDKVKRSESGVIVDPFYLKPDDMVRQAVELMAHYHISGVPIVDDKIKLVGIITNRDLRFVTNLDQPISAVMTKGNLITAPAGTTLKEAKDILMRQKVEKLPIVDKKGKLTGLITIKDILKAKEFPNAAKDDRGRLLIGAAIGVGKDASDRADALIKAGVDTIIVDTAHGHSKMVIDMVKTLHKRYPDFPLIAGNIATKEAAEALFDAGAETVKVGIGPGSICTTRIVAGIGVPQVAAVLNVAEVAHKRGKRLIADGGIRYSGDIVKALAAGGDVVMIGSMFAGTNESPGETVIYKGRSFKTYRGMGSLGAMKGCCKDRYFQEGMAEDKLVPEGIEGMVPSKGSLSAVVYQMVGGIRSGMGYVGAKNMDALHKNAQFVQVTSASMKESHPHDIVITKEAPNYAAE
- the recR gene encoding recombination protein RecR; this translates as MALPSSVQKLIKLWSALPGIGEKTARRMVFYLLEQNPSWVIEFAESTRQLAELVHHCSQCGSITDTDPCPVCSDPMRNRKTICVVETDEDCAAIEQSGIYNGLYHVLGGRCSPLDGQEIPPESLEKLKNRIETLGAEELILATTPRIEGDMTAYTVQNALKGVKVKISRLSYGLPVGGSIGFADRVTLHLALESRREMTEDL
- the ispF gene encoding 2-C-methyl-D-erythritol 2,4-cyclodiphosphate synthase gives rise to the protein MKNAEWSFIIAAGGHGSRLGGEAKQFRLLGGIPVWQWSFAVAEELLDSGKISEIVVVLSPEMSGLAAELSAKSGVKTALAGAERSQSVLNGLRACSGKYVLIHDAARPFLTKELCIRLMEETEKSGAAIPLLPVVDSIKFIDGEKIAPADRAKYFRTQTPQAFEREKLLKLAETGKIAADEAATWIEAGYAVSRVQGEEINFKITTPYDWMNASCMVAAGKEVRTGHGFDVHPLVKGRRLILAGVEIENSPVGLDGHSDADVIAHTVMDALLGAAGLPDIGTLFPASDSTYKDADSMKLLEKVVKLVREKGWKIEWVDATLNAQIPKLGGIIDKLTRNLGRSIAEDGTPNFSLKVKSGEKCGSVGRCECMKCHAVATLSRINMQQNHK